One Desulfuromonas sp. DNA window includes the following coding sequences:
- the rseP gene encoding RIP metalloprotease RseP, whose product MTLEQIIFGIIFLGILVFVHELGHFLVAKMNRVKVLKFSLGFGPKIISRKWGETEYMICAVPLGGYVQMLGEGKGEMGEDALLTEEEKSHSFAHKTVGQRTAIVAAGPIMNLILHFLILPIAYMVGVDMPAFLDQKTCIGYVLEESEGAAAGFEPGDCIVTIGDDPIASWSDANKALISHAGMPLEFGVERGTETINLSIGEDNGSLEGLQALGLFPRQPAIIGALSPGMPAKSAGMEVGDRIVAIDGSEVSNWYDLRVFIQQSEGETQQFTVDRSGTRVDLEVAPTKKGRDGDFLIGVGPEQQVVFKRFGFIESIRYGAERTMDLIELTLVFIQKLFSGHVSTKNIGGPIMVVQIAGQAAQTGLASSLTFLAFLSIQLGILNLLPIPILDGGHLLFNLTEFVYRKPISIRVREFAQQIGLVLLLMLMVLAFYNDIVRLFFGGQ is encoded by the coding sequence GTGACTCTAGAACAGATTATTTTCGGCATAATTTTTCTTGGAATCCTCGTTTTCGTCCATGAGCTTGGCCATTTTCTGGTCGCCAAGATGAACAGGGTCAAAGTCCTCAAGTTTTCACTCGGTTTTGGTCCGAAAATCATTTCCAGGAAATGGGGAGAGACTGAATATATGATCTGTGCCGTGCCGCTCGGCGGATACGTGCAGATGCTGGGTGAAGGAAAAGGAGAGATGGGTGAGGATGCGCTCCTGACCGAAGAGGAAAAAAGTCATTCCTTTGCCCATAAAACAGTTGGCCAGCGGACGGCGATTGTTGCGGCCGGGCCGATCATGAATCTGATTTTGCACTTCTTGATCCTTCCGATCGCATATATGGTCGGCGTTGATATGCCGGCATTCCTCGATCAGAAAACCTGTATCGGTTATGTGCTCGAGGAATCGGAGGGAGCGGCCGCCGGATTCGAGCCGGGTGATTGTATCGTCACAATTGGCGATGACCCGATCGCCAGCTGGTCCGATGCCAATAAGGCGCTGATTTCCCATGCCGGGATGCCGCTCGAGTTTGGAGTGGAACGGGGCACTGAAACCATCAATCTCAGCATCGGAGAGGACAATGGCAGCCTTGAAGGATTGCAGGCACTCGGTCTTTTCCCCCGGCAGCCGGCCATTATCGGCGCTCTGTCTCCCGGTATGCCGGCCAAGTCTGCCGGCATGGAGGTCGGTGACAGAATTGTGGCGATTGATGGGTCCGAGGTCAGCAACTGGTATGATCTCAGGGTCTTTATTCAGCAGAGCGAAGGAGAGACCCAGCAGTTTACCGTTGATCGTTCCGGAACCAGGGTTGACCTCGAGGTTGCTCCTACTAAAAAGGGAAGAGATGGTGATTTTCTGATCGGTGTTGGTCCGGAACAACAGGTCGTATTCAAGCGGTTCGGTTTTATCGAATCGATCCGTTATGGTGCCGAAAGGACCATGGACCTGATTGAGTTGACCCTGGTTTTTATTCAGAAACTTTTTTCCGGACATGTCTCAACGAAAAATATTGGCGGGCCGATCATGGTCGTACAGATCGCCGGGCAGGCCGCACAGACCGGACTTGCCAGCAGCTTGACTTTTCTCGCTTTCCTCAGTATTCAGCTCGGTATCCTTAACCTGTTGCCGATTCCGATTCTCGATGGCGGCCATCTTCTGTTCAATCTGACCGAGTTTGTTTACCGGAAACCGATTTCAATCAGGGTTCGAGAGTTTGCCCAGCAGATCGGCCTGGTCCTGCTTCTGATGCTGATGGTCCTCGCTTTCTATAATGATATTGTCAGGCTTTTTTTCGGAGGCCAGTAG
- a CDS encoding isoprenyl transferase: MKDSENTSEHIPCHLAIIMDGNGRWAQARHLPRIVGHQKGVETVRQIVEECTSLGIRYLTLYAFSSENWGRPSEEVSALMGLLSSYLKSELQSLLTNRVRLNVIGEIEKLPKNIRRTLVDSVERTRNNEGMTLTLALSYGSRDELVRACRKIALRIEKGELGSADINEKMIESELDTRDLPEPDLLVRTSGEMRISNFLLWQIAYTELYFTEVYWPDFNRDELHKAIKVFGQRQRRFGLTSEQTDPVKSTEGESY, translated from the coding sequence ATGAAAGACAGCGAAAATACAAGTGAACATATACCCTGTCATCTGGCGATCATCATGGATGGTAATGGTCGGTGGGCACAAGCACGCCATTTGCCGCGGATTGTCGGTCATCAGAAAGGTGTTGAGACCGTTCGCCAGATTGTCGAAGAGTGCACTTCCCTCGGCATCCGCTATCTGACTCTCTATGCCTTCAGTTCCGAGAATTGGGGTCGACCGTCGGAAGAGGTATCAGCCCTGATGGGCCTGTTGTCGAGCTATCTAAAAAGTGAGCTGCAATCGTTGCTGACCAACCGGGTCCGACTTAATGTAATTGGTGAAATCGAAAAGCTGCCAAAAAATATCCGTCGGACTCTTGTTGATTCAGTGGAGAGGACAAGGAACAACGAGGGTATGACCCTGACGCTTGCACTCTCTTACGGTTCCCGCGATGAACTTGTGCGGGCTTGCCGGAAGATTGCGCTCAGGATCGAAAAAGGGGAGTTGGGTTCTGCCGATATTAACGAGAAGATGATCGAGTCTGAACTTGACACCCGGGATCTTCCGGAGCCGGATCTGCTGGTCAGGACCAGCGGCGAAATGCGCATCAGTAATTTCCTGCTCTGGCAAATCGCCTACACCGAGCTCTACTTTACCGAAGTATACTGGCCCGATTTTAATCGGGACGAGCTGCATAAAGCAATCAAGGTTTTTGGCCAACGACAACGTCGATTCGGTCTGACGTCCGAACAGACGGACCCGGTAAAATCGACCGAAGGAGAGTCCTATTAA
- a CDS encoding 4Fe-4S ferredoxin, whose protein sequence is MALSITEECIACGACVDTCPVDAISEAGDIYAISADCTECQACVDSCPVGAIVE, encoded by the coding sequence ATGGCACTTTCAATTACCGAAGAATGTATTGCTTGCGGTGCATGTGTGGATACCTGCCCGGTGGATGCGATTTCCGAAGCTGGTGATATCTATGCGATCAGTGCGGACTGCACGGAATGTCAGGCCTGCGTTGACAGTTGCCCGGTCGGGGCAATCGTCGAGTAA
- a CDS encoding DUF465 domain-containing protein yields MQEQERVLVEKLVSENPRFRKLYEEHQFFEKELVELEDRPHLTPEDELEQKKIKKLKLAGKEEMELILQQHRD; encoded by the coding sequence ATGCAGGAGCAAGAAAGGGTTCTGGTCGAAAAATTAGTTAGCGAAAACCCACGTTTCCGCAAACTTTACGAGGAACATCAGTTTTTCGAAAAAGAATTGGTAGAACTCGAAGATAGACCCCATCTGACTCCCGAGGACGAGCTCGAACAGAAAAAAATCAAAAAGCTGAAGTTGGCCGGCAAAGAAGAGATGGAGTTGATTCTTCAACAACACCGGGATTAG
- a CDS encoding 1-deoxy-D-xylulose-5-phosphate reductoisomerase: MIHKKLTILGSTGSIGVSTLEIAAVHPDQFRVVAMTAGYNLDRFVSQIRSFHPELVSVVSPDDATKLRQILGDDAPEIVSGVEGLIACATHPAVDMVVSAIVGAAGLVPTMAAIESGKDVALANKETLVTAGSLVMESVARSGIKLYPVDSEHSAIFQSLEGHRDKDVRRLILTASGGPFRDQDPATFAEITPEDALSHPNWNMGRKITIDSATMMNKGLEVIEAHWLFDLPGEQIDVHVHPQSIVHSMVEYVDGSVIAQLGIPDMKTPIAYALSYPERLPLDLPPLDLCQLGALTFQKPDSGRFPCLELAYEALAAGDSAPAVLNAANEIAVGSFLERRIRFTDIPDLIRLTLDHHEIIKLNNIEDVLLVDRWARDFTSGNLPA, from the coding sequence ATGATTCATAAGAAATTGACGATACTCGGTTCGACTGGATCAATTGGCGTCAGCACCCTTGAAATAGCTGCTGTCCACCCGGATCAGTTCAGGGTAGTCGCGATGACTGCCGGTTATAACCTCGATCGCTTTGTCTCACAGATCCGATCCTTCCATCCGGAGCTGGTATCGGTGGTGTCGCCTGATGATGCGACGAAGCTCAGGCAAATCCTCGGAGACGATGCTCCGGAAATCGTTTCAGGGGTCGAAGGGCTGATTGCCTGCGCAACCCATCCCGCTGTTGATATGGTCGTGTCGGCCATAGTCGGCGCGGCCGGTCTCGTTCCGACTATGGCCGCAATTGAGTCCGGCAAGGATGTTGCTCTGGCCAACAAGGAGACCCTGGTGACCGCCGGTTCACTGGTGATGGAATCAGTCGCCAGAAGCGGGATTAAGCTCTATCCGGTCGATAGCGAACATTCAGCAATTTTTCAGTCACTCGAAGGGCACCGCGACAAGGATGTCAGGCGACTGATTCTTACGGCCTCCGGCGGTCCTTTCCGCGATCAGGATCCGGCAACATTTGCTGAAATCACTCCTGAAGATGCTCTGTCTCACCCGAACTGGAATATGGGACGGAAGATTACTATCGATTCGGCGACAATGATGAACAAGGGGTTGGAGGTCATCGAAGCACATTGGCTTTTCGATCTTCCCGGAGAACAGATCGATGTACATGTTCATCCGCAAAGTATCGTTCACTCGATGGTCGAATATGTCGACGGTTCGGTCATTGCCCAGCTCGGAATCCCCGACATGAAGACGCCGATTGCCTACGCTCTTTCATACCCGGAACGGCTGCCTCTGGACCTGCCACCTCTCGATCTCTGCCAGCTCGGCGCGCTCACTTTTCAGAAGCCGGATTCAGGAAGGTTTCCATGTCTGGAGCTTGCTTATGAGGCGCTGGCCGCGGGTGATTCGGCCCCCGCTGTGTTGAATGCGGCCAACGAAATAGCAGTCGGTTCTTTTCTTGAGCGTCGAATCCGGTTTACCGATATTCCGGATCTGATCCGGTTGACTCTTGATCATCATGAAATAATTAAACTGAACAACATTGAAGATGTCCTCCTGGTAGACCGGTGGGCACGAGACTTCACGTCCGGAAATCTTCCGGCATAG
- a CDS encoding ribosome recycling factor, translating into MYNDILNEAKGGMDKAVESLKKELTKVRTGRASVSLLDDVRVDYYGTPTPLNQVGTLAVPEPRLITIQPWEKPLIPEIERAIMKADLGLNPASDGQIVRIAIPALTEERRKEMAKLAKSIGENAKISVRNSRRDANDMLKQLEKEKEISEDDLKRGEKEVQDLTDGYVKKIDEVVAAKEAEVMEI; encoded by the coding sequence ATGTACAATGACATTTTGAATGAAGCCAAAGGCGGGATGGACAAAGCGGTTGAAAGCCTGAAAAAGGAACTGACCAAAGTCAGAACCGGTCGGGCTTCAGTCTCTTTGCTCGATGATGTCCGGGTTGATTATTACGGAACCCCGACTCCCCTGAACCAGGTCGGAACCCTGGCGGTTCCCGAACCGAGGTTGATTACGATTCAACCATGGGAAAAACCGCTGATTCCGGAAATTGAAAGAGCGATCATGAAGGCAGACCTCGGGCTCAATCCGGCTTCGGACGGCCAGATAGTCAGAATAGCTATCCCGGCGCTGACCGAAGAGCGGCGTAAAGAGATGGCAAAACTGGCAAAGAGCATTGGCGAAAATGCCAAGATTTCTGTCCGGAACTCCCGTCGTGATGCCAACGATATGCTCAAACAGCTGGAAAAGGAAAAAGAAATTTCAGAGGATGACCTCAAACGCGGGGAAAAAGAAGTCCAGGATTTGACCGATGGTTATGTCAAGAAGATTGATGAAGTCGTCGCTGCCAAAGAAGCTGAAGTGATGGAGATTTAA
- the tsaB gene encoding tRNA (adenosine(37)-N6)-threonylcarbamoyltransferase complex dimerization subunit type 1 TsaB, which produces MTEVLLTLATATRTASVALTAGEELLAEVTFNPPTTQSEVLLPAVEQALSGVNLDIDSVDAIAVVVGPGAFTGLRVGVATAKGLALATGKPLIGISSLEALAMQVPDVALPVCALLDARKGEVYAGHFEWQSGMPQASKPEEVVDPELLLQAVSGNTLFVGDGSEFYRTLIIRKLGQRALFAPASASVLRAGSVARIALRKFRNGDTVLPENLNPVYISPSDAEINEKRAIGNTIEG; this is translated from the coding sequence GTGACTGAAGTTCTTCTGACCCTGGCGACCGCAACCCGGACCGCCAGCGTGGCACTAACCGCCGGTGAGGAGCTGCTTGCCGAGGTGACGTTTAATCCCCCGACGACCCAGAGTGAAGTTTTGCTCCCGGCCGTCGAACAGGCCTTGTCCGGAGTCAATCTCGATATTGACTCAGTTGATGCCATTGCCGTTGTTGTCGGTCCCGGGGCGTTTACAGGTTTACGCGTCGGGGTCGCTACGGCCAAGGGCCTGGCCCTGGCAACCGGCAAGCCGCTGATCGGCATTTCATCACTTGAGGCGCTGGCGATGCAGGTTCCGGACGTTGCACTGCCGGTTTGTGCATTGCTCGATGCCAGAAAAGGCGAGGTCTATGCCGGCCATTTCGAATGGCAGTCCGGGATGCCGCAGGCATCGAAACCTGAAGAAGTTGTCGATCCGGAATTATTGCTCCAGGCGGTTTCCGGTAACACCCTTTTTGTCGGCGATGGCAGTGAGTTTTACCGGACCTTGATCATCCGTAAACTGGGACAAAGAGCACTCTTTGCCCCGGCTTCGGCAAGTGTTCTCAGGGCCGGATCAGTGGCCCGGATAGCCCTCCGGAAATTCAGGAATGGCGATACGGTTTTGCCCGAGAATTTGAATCCGGTCTATATCAGTCCTTCTGATGCTGAAATAAATGAGAAAAGAGCGATCGGCAACACTATAGAAGGTTGA